ATATACTTCTGCACCAAGTCCCGGAGCACCTACAAGAGAGGCAATAACGACCATTGAAAGAGATAGCATGATGCTTTGGTTAATTCCTGCCATAATTGTTTTTGTAGCTAATGGAAGCTGTACTTTAAATAATTTTTGTTTTGTTGTTGAACCGTAGGCATTTGCTGCTTCTACTAAGTCAGCGGGTACTTCACGAATACCTAGGTTCGTTAAGCGAATCGTTGGAGGCATTGCAAAGATAACAGATGAGATAACACCTGGCACCACACCAATTCCAAAGAAGAAAAGTGCTGGAATCAAATACACAAATGCCGGCATCGTTTGCATAAAGTCTAAGATTGGCGTAATAATCCGAGCTGTCTTTTCGCTTTGAGATGCCCAAATGCCTAGCGGGATTCCTACTATAATTGAAATTAATACGCTTGTTAAAACGAGGGCTAGTGTGTCCATTGTTTCTTGCCAGTAGCCAAGATTAAGAATAAATAATAGACCAATCATCGATAAAATAGTAAATGACCATTTTTTACTTGAAAACCAAGCAATGATTCCGACAATTAAGATTAAAATTAATGCTGGTGGAAAGGTTAGCACTAGTACAATAAAACTTACAATACCATCGACAATAGCTGAAATAACATCAAAAAACCCTTTGATATTATCATTTAAAAACGTGACAAAATGGTCAATCCAATTGCCAACGGGAATTTTAGGAATACTATTCATTTACGTTCACCTCATTACTATCAGTACCGGCAAGTGCTTCAATCACTCGCTCTTTTTTAATGATGCCGCGCAGACGATGGTTTTCATCTACAACCGGTAGCGGGAAACGGCTGATAACCATTTTGTCGTACAAGTTTTCTAGTAGCGTATCTGTCGTAACAGTCGGAATATCCGTATCTAATACGTCTGCTGTCAGTTTATCTTGTTTAATGGCGCGGCTGATATCATCTGCCGTTACAACTCCTAGAAGAGTTTTTTTCTTGTCTACGACGTAGATGCTTGAATAACCAGCTTCTTGCATAATTTTAAGAGCCACGCGCGGACCACGGTCTACGGTAATGGATTCGGCACGATTCATCACGCTTTCAGCTGTGTATACTTTAGCTACATTAACGTCTTCGACAAAGCGCTCTACATAATCATTGGCAGGGTTTGTCATAATTTCTTCAGGTGTTCCTACTTGAACAACACTGCCGTCTTTCATTAAAACGATGCGATCTCCGATTCGAAGAGCTTCATCAAGATCATGGGTAATAAAAATGATTGTTCGCTCCATTTTTTCTTGAAGCTCCAGCAAAAAATCTTGCATGTCTTTACGAATAAGCGGATCTAGTGCACTGAATGCCTCATCCATTAATAAAATGTCAGGGTCATTGGCAAGTGCTCGAGCTAGTCCGACGCGCTGCTGCATACCGCCGCTCAGTTCACCGGGATATTGATTTTCGTATCCTTTTAAACCTACTAATTCAAGCGCTTCTTTTGCTTTCTTTTCGCGTTCGGCTTTTGGTGTACCTTGAACTTCTAATCCGTATTCTGTGTTATCAAGAACCGTACGGTGAGGGAATAAAGCAAAGTTTTGGAAAACCATGCTCATTTTTTTTCGGCGCATGTCGCGAAGTTCCTCTTTGTTCATTTTTACTACATCGTCACCGTCTAAAATAAGAGATCCAGATGTTGGTTCAACAAGGCGGTTAAACATGCGAACTAAAGTGGATTTACCGCTTCCAGACAGGCCCATAATGACGAAGATTTCACCGGATTTGATTTCGAAGTTTGCTTGATTAACTCCAATTGTCATTCCTGTTTCTTCTAGAATTTCTTTTTTTGTTTTTCCTTTTTGAAGTAAATCAATCGCTTTTGACGGATTCTTACCAAACACTTTGGTTATATTTTGTACTTTTAATTTTACGTGTTCCATATGTCCACCTCAATTGTTGTTTTCTTTTACGTTCATTACTTTTTCGTCCAACTATCGATTAACTTTTTATGTTTTTTTACCCATTTCTGTGCTGCTTCTTCAGGGTTTGAAGATTTTTCAACTTGTGACAGAAGAGGACTGATTAATTTATCGTTCATCTGTGCATTATTCATCCATTTTATGACTTGAGGATTTGTCTTTTTAAATTCCTTGCTTGTCATTGTGTAAATGTTGTCAGGGTCTCCAAACGAGTTTTTAGGATCTTCTAAATATTTGATGTCAAAGTCTGCAAAAGCCCAGTGAGGATTCCACATAGTAACAACAATTGGTTTTTTTGCCTCATAGGCTTTGCGCAGTTCACTTAGCATAGCTGCCTCAGACGATTTTACAAGCGTATAGCTTTTAAGGTTATAATCTTTTAACGCTTGTTCGGCTAATCCGTTAATGCTGGAGCCTGGGTCAATTCCAATAACTTTGTTATCGACATCAGAAGCAACCTTAGCAAGGTCTTCTGTTGTGTTCACGTCTTTCATATAGGCGGGAACCGCAAATCCTAAGCGCGCATTTTTAAGCCAAGGGTCTTCAATGTTTACTTGATCTTTATACTTTTTGTAAAAAGGCGCATCTGTTGTAGGAAGCCATGGTGCAAACGAAATATCAATGTCGTTATTAGCTGTTCCTACCCAAACACCGGCTTTCTCTAAGAAAACAGTTCTAACCTTATAACCTCGATCTTCTAAAATCTGTTTCCATACGTACGTGTAGGCAATGTTTTCAGTATAGTTATTCATGCCGATGGTAATGGTTTTTTTATCTTTAAAGGCGCCATTACCGTTGCCGCAAGCTGAAGTAATAACTAGAAGAAAACAAATCATGCTGATTAAAAATAGTTTCTTCATGCAATGTAACTCCTTTATAAAGTTTTAAATCAATATGACTGATATGTAGAACGGATGCTAAACACAACGAAGTGTATACCCGGTTTTTTTAGGTGGTAAACATAAAAAATATAAAATGTGAAATAGAGTGGGTGATTTTTCGGCGTTATAAAGTTATTTTTAGCTAAAAATGTACATCGTAGTTAAGAGAAAATATGGGAAATAAATGGATAAAATAAGTGACTGTAGAATCAGTCTTACATGTTATCACTCTTTTTTTTACTCCGTCAACTTCAAGTCAAGAGTAATTCGGCAATTGAGCCGTATAAACCGATACGAAAAAATATCTTTTTAATAAAGTTATTTTTTAGGAAGAATAGGTGATTAAAGAGCTTTGCATCAGCTTTTACCTTGAATTGTAAAAGGAAGAAAGATAACAGTGAGACATATAAGAAACGTGAGAGGAAATTGATAAAATAAAAAAATATTTTTGAAGCCAGCATACGGATAAATTTTTGATTGAATTTAAAGATTCAGAAAATTTTATCTTGCATAATTTCAACTTCTTATAGTAAAATGAATGAAAGTCATTCATTTTATAGGTGGAGGGAAAAAGTTGGTTACAAGCACAAGTGAAAAATACGATAAGATTTTACAGGCAGCGATTGAAGTTATATCTGAAAAAGGACTTGATAAAACATCAATTTCAGACATTGTAAAGCGTGCAGGCGTAGCTCAAGGAACTTTTTATCTTTATTTCAGATCCAAAAATGCCCTTGTTCCTGCTATTGCAGAAAACTTACTTTCTTTGTCGCTTGAAAAAATTAAAGAAAGAGCTAAAACAGCAACAAATTTTTTAAGTACATTAGAGGTGATGATTGACGAAACGTATAAAACAACGGATGAATATAGAGATGTTCTTGTTTTATGCTATTCGGGGCTCGCTTTTGACTATTCATTAGAAACATGGGAAGCTATTTATTTACCTTATTACAACTGGTTTGAAGAGGTATTAAATGAGGCAGTGAAAAAAGAAGAAGTCATCAAGCATCTTAACGTTAAATGGACAGCTAAAACGATGATCAATTTGATTGAAAACGCTGCTGAACTTTTTTATATCGGGCGAGAGCAAGATGTCACACTTGAACAATCGAAGGAAGAACTTTTTCAATTCTTAAAGCGTTCTCTTGTGCCATTGTAATATTAGCGATGCTAATATTACATCCATTAAAATGACTGACATTCATTCAAAATATACAATTAGTTATCAGAATTATAAGTTTTTAAAGGTTTAAAATGACTGACAATCAGTCGTTATTCGACAAGGAGGTATTGTATGGATCGTACAGCCGTTAAAACTTTAGCTTTGAATATGTACATAAACGGAGAGTGGAGAAAAGCAGAGAAGCAGCGTCCAACTGTTAACCCAGCGACAGGTGAAGTAATTGGATATGCTGCAGAAGGCAGCGCAGAAGATATGAAAGCAGCAATTGAAGCTGCACGGGAAGCCTTTGACAGCGGAATTTGGTCTGAGACTTCTGCATCTGAAAGAGCAGCTATCTTATTTAAAATTGCCGATAAGCTTGAAGAAGCGAAAGAGGAATTAGCAGCGCTAGAAACAATAGATAATGGAAAGCCCTATCGCGAAGCTGAGGCTGATGTGGAAGATGCAGCTGCTTGTTTTAGATATTACGCTGGATTAATTACAAAGCCAGACGGTCAAACGTACAGTGTTCCTGCACCTATGCAAGCAATGGTTATAAAAGAACCAATGGGGGTGTGCGGACTGATTGTACCTTGGAATTATCCGCTCTTGATGAGCGTGTGGAAAATTGCACCTGCTTTAGCTGCAGGAAATACGATTGTATTTAAACCTTCTGAAGTGACACCAGTTACTCCTACAAAACTTTTTGAGATTTTAGAAAGCGTAGGATTGCCAAAAGGAGTAGCAAACCTTGTTATGGGAGCCGGAGATACTGTGGGAAATACGCTTATTCAAGATAAGCGTGTTGATAAGATTTCTTTTACAGGCGGAACGGTAACTGGAAAACACATTATGCGTCAAGCAGCAGAAAATGTAACGAAAGTCTCTTTAGAACTTGGAGGAAAGTCACCGAACATTATATTTGCTGACGCTGATTTTGAAACAGCTGTAGATTATGCCTTGTTTGGAATTTTTGCAGGGAGCGGCCAAATTTGCGCTGCAGGTTCTCGTATTTTAGTAGAAGAAAGCATTGCTGAGCGATTTATCGAACGTTTTGCAGAGCGTGCTCAAAAAATTAAAGTAGGAAATGGAATGGATCAAGAGATTGAAATGGGCCCTCTTGTAAGTGAAGAACATATGAAAAAAGTATTAAAGTACATCGAAATTGGAAAGCAAGAAGGCGCTCGCCTTGTATGCGGAGGCAATCGAATCACCAGCAGTGGGTTGGAAAAAGGTTTTTTTGTAGAACCTACGGTTTTTAGTAACGTTACGTCAAATATGAAAATTGTGCAAGATGAAATCTTTGGGCCTGTTGTCGTTATTCAAACGTTTAAAGATGAAAAAGAAGCTATTAAGCTTGCAAATGATACGGAATATGGTTTAGCAGGCAGCGTGTTTACAAACGACGGTGCAAAAGCTCTTCGAGTGATTAAAAAGCTGCGTGCGGGTATCACTTGGGTAAACACGTATCATTTTACGTTTAATGAAGCGCCTTGGGGCGGATATAAGCAGAGCGGAATTGGCCGAGGGCTAGGAACGTTTGGTTTGGAAGAATTTCAAGAAGTAAAACAAATTAATATTAATTTACAAGTAGAGCCAATCGGCTGGTTTAAAAATTAAAAAGTAGAGAAGGAGCGATATTAAAATGAATACAGTGACGAAAAATCAAGAGGTAAACAAAGCATACGGTGAAGTAAACGAATATATCAACAAAGTGCTGGGACTTATTGAAAAAAGTGAAGTATCAGCTGAAGAAGCACAGTGGATTACGAAAGAAACAGTAGACGGATTTCGCGAGCATGTCAACCCAGGCTTTTTAGAATATCGTAAAACGGTAACGGTGGATACGCAGTTTGCAGCTGTTGAATGGTCAGATGAAGGTTCTTGTTTTACTGATGTAAACGGTAAAAAATACATTGATTGTTTGGGCGGATTTGGAATTTATAACGTGGGGCACCGTCATCCTAAAGTAGTCAAAGCTGTTCAAGATCAGCTTCAGCGTCAAGCGCTCCATAGCCAAGACTTATTAGATCCACTTCGTGCGATGCTTGCGAAAATTTTAGCAGATATTACACCGGGGGATTTGAAGTATTCCTTTTTCACAAACAGCGGAACAGAAAGCGTAGAAGCCGCTTTAAAACTAGCGAAAATGTATAGTGATCGAACAACGTTTATTTCCACAACACGTTCTTTTCATGGAAAAAGTCTAGGTTCTTTATCAGGTACGGCAAAAGGAATGTTCCGTAAACCATTTCTGCCGTTAATTCCAGGTTTCCGTCACGTGCCGTTTGGTGATATTGACATGATGCGCAAAACATTTGAAACGTGCGCGCTTGTAGGGGAAGATGTGGCAGCTGTTTTATTAGAACCAATTCAAGGAGAGGGCGGCATTATTCTTCCTCCTGAAAATTATTTAAAAGAAGTGCGTGCACTGTGTGATGAGTACGACGCTATCTTAATTTTTGATGAAGTTCAAACAGGTATGGGACGTACCGGTGAAATGTTTGCATCAGAACTATATGATGTTGTACCCGATATTTTATGTCTTGCTAAAGCGTTTGGAGGAGGAGTTATGCCTGCTGGGGCAGTCGTAGCAAAAGAAAAAGTGTTTTCAAGCTTCTTTGATAATCCGTTTATGCACACAACAACGTTTGGAGGCAACCCGCTTGCCTGCGCAGCGGCTATTGCAACTATTAACGTGTTGATTGAAGAACAGCTGCCAAACCGCGCGAAAGAGCTAGGGGAATACTTCCTTGCTGGTTTAAAGAAAGCTGCTGAAAAACATGGAGATAAAGTACTTGAAATCAGAGGGCAAGGTTTAATGATTGGAATTGAATTTCACCAAGATGAAATTGGCTACGCGCTTTCTAAAGGTATGTTTGATGAAGGAATTCTAGTAGCTGGGACGCTTGTAAACTCTAAAACAATTCGTATTGAGCCACCGTTGACTATTTCAGCGGAAGAAGTAGATCAAGTCATTTCTACATTTGAAAAAGTATTAAATGAGCTAAGTAACCAATAAATGTAACAAGGAGCAATGAATATGAATCGTCAAACGTTTCTTATTCCCGTATTGCTTTCGATGATTTTAGTAGTACAAATGCCTAGCGACTAACTGAAATTATCGAAACGGAGGAGTAAATCATGAAATATCCATTGTCCCCAGATGTCAAACCAGAATTTTGTACAACAGGCTCATTTATGAGGCTTCCAGCGGAAAGAGGAAATGCAAAAGTAGGGCTAGTAGGGATGCCGTTTGATACGGCGGCATCTTTCAGAGTAGGTGCGCGTTTTGCACCTCAAGCCATTCGGCAAGCTTCCATGACGCTGTTTCCTTATCACCCGGTACACGACGTATACCCATTTGATGATACAAATGCCATTGATATTGGTGATGTGCCGGTTATTCCGCACAATATTCACAGAAGCTATGAATTGATGGAAGAAGCGGTAGGAGCTCTTATGGATAGAGGAATCGTTCCTATTGGAATCGGAGGAGATCATTCCGTTACTTTAGCAAGCCTTCGTGCTGCTGCTAAAAGATATGGCCCAGTGGCTATGATTCATTTTGATTCTCATACAGATACGTGGGATACGTATTATGATGAAAAATATTGGCACGGATCTCCTTTTATACGCGCATATGAAGAAGGGCTAGTAGATCCGAACAAAGTTTTTCAAATTGGTATTCGCGGAACATTAAATCATCCGGGAGATGTTCAAGAAAGCAAAGATCTCGGTTACCATGTAGTAACGGCAGGAGAGCTTGAACATCAAGGGTTTTCATTGATTTTGGAGCAAATGAAGACAGCGATTGGAGATACCCCGTGCTTTTTAACATTTGATATTGATTTTGTTGACCCTTCGTGTGCACCGGGAACGGGAACGCTTGAAGTAGGCGGATTCAGCAGCAGAGAAACGCTGCAAATGATCCGTTCTCTAACGGGATTTAACTATGTTGGATTCGACTTGGTAGAAGTGCTGCCTTCTTATGATCCAACGCAGATAACCTCTTTGCTTGCAGCTACAATCATTCATGATTTTGCTAGTTTAGTTGCAGTGAAAACGAAAAGAAAGTCATTGGATACGACGATTGAATAATGGCTTGTAAGCAGAAATCCCTCTCATTCAGAGGGTATTTCTGCGTTGATATAGCAGGAGATTAGGAACATATAGCTATTTAAAATAAAGCGCTTTCATAATATGATAAAAGAAAAAGATAGTTTGTTAGCAACCCTTACCAACTTAAAGAAATAAATCATATATTTGCTTATAGTAAATGTAACAACTCTTTATATAAAAATGAATGAAAGTCATTCATTTTTATATAAAGAAATTAAACCATATGCATTTATGGATTAAATTGTCAGAATGTTCTTAATAAAGTGAAGGGGGAAGATAAATGAAACATGAAACAGTAACATTAAAAAGGTCGTTGAAATTATGGCAGATTGTATTAATGGGGATCGGATATATGACTCCGATGGTAGTGTTTGATACGTTTGGGATTGCGTCTGATATGACGAATGGACACGTTCCCACATCTTATATCATAGCCCTTGTCGGGATGCTTCTCACGGCAGTAAGCTACAAAAAGATGATTCAAGTGTTTCCAAATGCAGGCTCAGCCTATACATATACGCAAAAGACAATCAATCCACATTTAGGGTTCCTAGTTGGCTGGTCTGCACTAATGGATTATCTCTTTTTACCGATGGTTAACGCACTTATTTTTCAAATTTATTTATCATCTATTTTTCCTTCGGTACCATCGTGGATTTGGGTTGTCAGTTTCGTCATTATCGTTACGCTGCTAAATTTACGAAGCGTTAATTTCACCGCCAATTTCAATACGTTTCTTGTTGTATTTCAAATGACGATTTTAGTATTGTTTGTTGCTGTTTCAATCAAAGCCTTGCTAGGCGGAATGGGGGAAGGAACACTTTTTTCTATGAAGCCCTTCTTTAATCAGAACATGACGTCATCAGGGCTAATAGCAGGAGCTACACTTATGTGTTTTTCCTATTTAGGGTTTGATGCAGTGGCTATGTTATCAGAAGAAACGCCCAATCCTAAAAAAACGATTCCGCGAGCTATTTTTTTAGTTGCGTTAATCGGAGGAGTCATGTTTACCGTGACATCTTATTTTATTCAAGCGGTTTTTCCGACGTTAGAAGGATTCAAGCATCCAGACGCTGCGGCTCCTGAGATTGCTATGTATGTGAGCGGTACGCTGTTTCAAATTGTCTTTTTAGCTGGAGGAATTGCAGGAACATTATCATCAGGCATGTCATCGCATGCAAGCGTTTCGCGTTTATTATACGTAATGGGACGCGACCGAATTTTACCTCAGTCATTTTT
The genomic region above belongs to Priestia megaterium and contains:
- a CDS encoding ABC transporter permease gives rise to the protein MNSIPKIPVGNWIDHFVTFLNDNIKGFFDVISAIVDGIVSFIVLVLTFPPALILILIVGIIAWFSSKKWSFTILSMIGLLFILNLGYWQETMDTLALVLTSVLISIIVGIPLGIWASQSEKTARIITPILDFMQTMPAFVYLIPALFFFGIGVVPGVISSVIFAMPPTIRLTNLGIREVPADLVEAANAYGSTTKQKLFKVQLPLATKTIMAGINQSIMLSLSMVVIASLVGAPGLGAEVYRAVSRLEVGTGFEAGISIVILAIILDRITQYFGNRSNQRA
- a CDS encoding TetR family transcriptional regulator translates to MVTSTSEKYDKILQAAIEVISEKGLDKTSISDIVKRAGVAQGTFYLYFRSKNALVPAIAENLLSLSLEKIKERAKTATNFLSTLEVMIDETYKTTDEYRDVLVLCYSGLAFDYSLETWEAIYLPYYNWFEEVLNEAVKKEEVIKHLNVKWTAKTMINLIENAAELFYIGREQDVTLEQSKEELFQFLKRSLVPL
- a CDS encoding glycine betaine ABC transporter substrate-binding protein, whose translation is MKKLFLISMICFLLVITSACGNGNGAFKDKKTITIGMNNYTENIAYTYVWKQILEDRGYKVRTVFLEKAGVWVGTANNDIDISFAPWLPTTDAPFYKKYKDQVNIEDPWLKNARLGFAVPAYMKDVNTTEDLAKVASDVDNKVIGIDPGSSINGLAEQALKDYNLKSYTLVKSSEAAMLSELRKAYEAKKPIVVTMWNPHWAFADFDIKYLEDPKNSFGDPDNIYTMTSKEFKKTNPQVIKWMNNAQMNDKLISPLLSQVEKSSNPEEAAQKWVKKHKKLIDSWTKK
- a CDS encoding quaternary amine ABC transporter ATP-binding protein; protein product: MEHVKLKVQNITKVFGKNPSKAIDLLQKGKTKKEILEETGMTIGVNQANFEIKSGEIFVIMGLSGSGKSTLVRMFNRLVEPTSGSLILDGDDVVKMNKEELRDMRRKKMSMVFQNFALFPHRTVLDNTEYGLEVQGTPKAEREKKAKEALELVGLKGYENQYPGELSGGMQQRVGLARALANDPDILLMDEAFSALDPLIRKDMQDFLLELQEKMERTIIFITHDLDEALRIGDRIVLMKDGSVVQVGTPEEIMTNPANDYVERFVEDVNVAKVYTAESVMNRAESITVDRGPRVALKIMQEAGYSSIYVVDKKKTLLGVVTADDISRAIKQDKLTADVLDTDIPTVTTDTLLENLYDKMVISRFPLPVVDENHRLRGIIKKERVIEALAGTDSNEVNVNE
- a CDS encoding aldehyde dehydrogenase family protein; this translates as MDRTAVKTLALNMYINGEWRKAEKQRPTVNPATGEVIGYAAEGSAEDMKAAIEAAREAFDSGIWSETSASERAAILFKIADKLEEAKEELAALETIDNGKPYREAEADVEDAAACFRYYAGLITKPDGQTYSVPAPMQAMVIKEPMGVCGLIVPWNYPLLMSVWKIAPALAAGNTIVFKPSEVTPVTPTKLFEILESVGLPKGVANLVMGAGDTVGNTLIQDKRVDKISFTGGTVTGKHIMRQAAENVTKVSLELGGKSPNIIFADADFETAVDYALFGIFAGSGQICAAGSRILVEESIAERFIERFAERAQKIKVGNGMDQEIEMGPLVSEEHMKKVLKYIEIGKQEGARLVCGGNRITSSGLEKGFFVEPTVFSNVTSNMKIVQDEIFGPVVVIQTFKDEKEAIKLANDTEYGLAGSVFTNDGAKALRVIKKLRAGITWVNTYHFTFNEAPWGGYKQSGIGRGLGTFGLEEFQEVKQININLQVEPIGWFKN
- the speB gene encoding agmatinase translates to MKYPLSPDVKPEFCTTGSFMRLPAERGNAKVGLVGMPFDTAASFRVGARFAPQAIRQASMTLFPYHPVHDVYPFDDTNAIDIGDVPVIPHNIHRSYELMEEAVGALMDRGIVPIGIGGDHSVTLASLRAAAKRYGPVAMIHFDSHTDTWDTYYDEKYWHGSPFIRAYEEGLVDPNKVFQIGIRGTLNHPGDVQESKDLGYHVVTAGELEHQGFSLILEQMKTAIGDTPCFLTFDIDFVDPSCAPGTGTLEVGGFSSRETLQMIRSLTGFNYVGFDLVEVLPSYDPTQITSLLAATIIHDFASLVAVKTKRKSLDTTIE
- a CDS encoding APC family permease; amino-acid sequence: MKHETVTLKRSLKLWQIVLMGIGYMTPMVVFDTFGIASDMTNGHVPTSYIIALVGMLLTAVSYKKMIQVFPNAGSAYTYTQKTINPHLGFLVGWSALMDYLFLPMVNALIFQIYLSSIFPSVPSWIWVVSFVIIVTLLNLRSVNFTANFNTFLVVFQMTILVLFVAVSIKALLGGMGEGTLFSMKPFFNQNMTSSGLIAGATLMCFSYLGFDAVAMLSEETPNPKKTIPRAIFLVALIGGVMFTVTSYFIQAVFPTLEGFKHPDAAAPEIAMYVSGTLFQIVFLAGGIAGTLSSGMSSHASVSRLLYVMGRDRILPQSFFGYVHPKLRTPSRNIVLVGVVSATAIFFSLATATSFINFGALIAFSFVNISVIAHYAVHQKQHRSAKGFWSYIIMPLLGAAAIGVLWLNLERNSFLLGIGWAIAGLVYLVYATKGFRRQLSSIEFKETEEMSPLMKVGEK
- a CDS encoding putrescine aminotransferase, which produces MNTVTKNQEVNKAYGEVNEYINKVLGLIEKSEVSAEEAQWITKETVDGFREHVNPGFLEYRKTVTVDTQFAAVEWSDEGSCFTDVNGKKYIDCLGGFGIYNVGHRHPKVVKAVQDQLQRQALHSQDLLDPLRAMLAKILADITPGDLKYSFFTNSGTESVEAALKLAKMYSDRTTFISTTRSFHGKSLGSLSGTAKGMFRKPFLPLIPGFRHVPFGDIDMMRKTFETCALVGEDVAAVLLEPIQGEGGIILPPENYLKEVRALCDEYDAILIFDEVQTGMGRTGEMFASELYDVVPDILCLAKAFGGGVMPAGAVVAKEKVFSSFFDNPFMHTTTFGGNPLACAAAIATINVLIEEQLPNRAKELGEYFLAGLKKAAEKHGDKVLEIRGQGLMIGIEFHQDEIGYALSKGMFDEGILVAGTLVNSKTIRIEPPLTISAEEVDQVISTFEKVLNELSNQ